The proteins below are encoded in one region of Methylobacillus flagellatus KT:
- a CDS encoding ShlB/FhaC/HecB family hemolysin secretion/activation protein: MQKKKCQHQAGAVMLMTSMLFNPYHLYAVENPVDTLPKAETPKTRPQADVQVETKQEISPELQRLMATEVQPASFGIYGVKAVPFEEVSAFFAPYANKRLTIGKIVELSNQVTQFYQQRGLPLSFCYIPAQNFTEPIIKVIVIEGHIGSVKIEGNPGATEEKIREITAPLLAEKPLTRTTMERYTTMLGLLPGLRIQATLPLPQQMDGASVLSLKVERRPVEALGRLETVQPFTRGIFTVKASGNTRLAEEITASTLISAENEQYYALSYAQPIGREGLVVRVDASDYDGKPTAELASGLGRQVKSQRLSAGLSYPLLLRQDRSLLLSASLTANNFEDEIRNKQNGAAVTTVSDVRTVTIGGSYSDSAARRGRRLQLMMSRGLDAMGASKEIVTNFPSQPIQSDIDLNFSKYVVNFVQRNYFDGAWGTSVSGTLQYSPDNLPITEKVQFGGYQHGRAYRPGRLVGDSGWGITLEVNRTVPFNYKLPFYQMVGLQPYALFESARIYEHVETQEFERMSSVSLGLRLISNQPDRTNLDFSISRAITSGGRSNALKDLIFGFNFGIPF; this comes from the coding sequence GCAGAAGAAAAAATGCCAGCATCAGGCAGGCGCGGTGATGCTGATGACCAGCATGCTGTTCAATCCATATCATCTGTACGCGGTAGAAAATCCTGTAGACACCCTGCCTAAGGCCGAAACACCTAAAACCAGGCCGCAAGCAGATGTGCAGGTAGAGACAAAGCAGGAGATATCGCCCGAACTTCAGAGACTGATGGCGACTGAAGTCCAGCCAGCCAGTTTTGGTATTTATGGAGTCAAGGCGGTGCCCTTTGAGGAAGTGAGTGCCTTTTTTGCTCCTTATGCCAATAAAAGACTCACCATTGGCAAGATAGTAGAGTTGTCGAACCAAGTCACCCAGTTCTACCAGCAACGCGGCTTGCCACTATCGTTCTGCTACATTCCAGCACAAAACTTCACTGAGCCAATTATCAAGGTTATTGTCATCGAGGGGCATATCGGCTCAGTCAAGATAGAGGGCAATCCCGGGGCGACAGAGGAGAAGATCCGTGAGATCACGGCGCCGTTGCTTGCAGAAAAGCCATTGACCCGCACCACCATGGAGCGATATACGACCATGCTGGGATTGCTTCCTGGCTTGAGGATACAAGCGACCTTGCCTTTGCCACAGCAGATGGACGGCGCGTCGGTACTTTCCCTCAAGGTCGAACGCAGGCCCGTGGAAGCCTTGGGTCGACTGGAAACAGTGCAGCCGTTTACCCGCGGCATCTTTACTGTCAAAGCCAGTGGCAATACCCGGCTGGCTGAGGAAATCACGGCTTCCACCCTGATTTCTGCGGAGAATGAGCAATACTATGCATTAAGCTATGCCCAGCCCATTGGAAGAGAGGGGCTGGTCGTCAGGGTGGATGCGTCAGACTACGACGGCAAGCCAACTGCCGAGTTGGCTTCCGGGCTCGGCCGCCAAGTGAAATCGCAGCGTCTGAGCGCGGGCTTGAGCTACCCCTTGCTGTTGCGTCAAGACAGAAGCCTGTTGCTCAGCGCATCGTTGACGGCCAACAATTTTGAAGATGAAATCAGGAACAAGCAGAATGGCGCTGCCGTTACGACAGTCTCCGATGTGCGTACAGTCACGATCGGAGGCAGTTATAGCGACAGTGCGGCCAGGCGCGGTCGCCGGCTACAGCTGATGATGAGTCGCGGCCTGGATGCCATGGGAGCATCAAAGGAGATTGTCACTAATTTTCCTTCACAGCCCATTCAGAGCGATATCGACCTGAACTTTTCCAAGTATGTCGTCAATTTCGTCCAGCGCAATTATTTCGATGGTGCCTGGGGAACATCGGTATCTGGGACGTTACAGTATTCTCCGGACAATTTGCCCATTACCGAGAAGGTGCAGTTCGGCGGCTATCAACACGGCAGAGCTTACCGTCCTGGTCGCCTCGTAGGCGACTCGGGGTGGGGAATTACGCTGGAGGTGAACCGCACCGTGCCATTCAATTACAAATTGCCGTTCTACCAGATGGTGGGGCTGCAACCTTACGCACTCTTCGAATCCGCGCGCATCTATGAGCACGTCGAGACTCAGGAGTTCGAGCGTATGAGTTCAGTCTCGCTGGGTCTGCGTTTGATCAGCAATCAGCCTGACCGAACCAATCTGGATTTTTCCATTTCTAGGGCAATTACGTCAGGAGGGCGCAGCAATGCGCTGAAGGATCTTATATTCGGTTTCAATTTCGGGATACCGTTCTAA
- the gdhA gene encoding NADP-specific glutamate dehydrogenase — translation MKYQSAHDFLAVVAQKNPGQPEFLQAVTEVVESLWPFISANPRYAEHGILDRLVEPERAILFRVSWVDDKGEVQVNRGYRIQHNGAIGPYKGGLRFHPSVNLSILKFLAFEQTFKNALTTLPMGGGKGGADFDPKGKSNGEVMRFCQAFISELFRHVGSDTDVPAGDIGVGAREIGFMTGMIKKLTNRADCVLTGKGLSYGGSLIRPEATGYGTVYFAEEMLRHSGRTIAGMRVAVSGSGNVAQYAIEKALALGAKVITASDSSGTVIDEAGFTAEKLQILMQVKNVEYGRIKDYAERVGALYVPGGSPWSVKAEVALPCATQNELTKADAATLIANGVLCVAEGANMPCTAEAMKLFDEHHILYAPGKATNAGGVATSGLEMTQNAMRLSWTREEVDARLFDIMKGIHDACVQYGTREDGSVNYVDGANIAGFVKVAEAMLAQGVV, via the coding sequence ATGAAGTATCAATCGGCACATGATTTCTTAGCCGTTGTCGCACAAAAAAATCCCGGTCAACCGGAGTTCCTGCAGGCAGTCACTGAAGTCGTCGAAAGCCTTTGGCCATTCATCAGCGCCAATCCGCGCTACGCCGAACACGGCATTCTTGACCGGCTGGTTGAACCGGAACGTGCCATCCTGTTTCGTGTCTCCTGGGTTGATGATAAAGGCGAAGTTCAGGTCAACCGCGGCTACCGTATCCAGCATAATGGTGCCATTGGCCCATACAAGGGCGGCTTGCGTTTCCATCCGTCCGTCAACTTGTCCATTCTGAAATTCCTCGCTTTCGAGCAAACCTTCAAGAATGCCCTGACGACCTTGCCCATGGGCGGAGGCAAGGGTGGTGCCGATTTCGATCCAAAGGGCAAGAGTAATGGCGAAGTCATGCGTTTCTGCCAGGCATTTATCAGTGAGCTGTTCCGCCACGTGGGTTCCGATACGGATGTCCCGGCTGGCGATATCGGCGTTGGAGCACGCGAGATCGGCTTCATGACCGGCATGATCAAGAAACTGACCAATCGCGCCGATTGCGTCCTGACCGGCAAGGGACTGAGCTATGGCGGATCGCTCATCCGCCCGGAAGCGACCGGTTACGGCACTGTCTACTTTGCCGAAGAAATGCTGCGCCACAGCGGCCGCACCATCGCAGGCATGCGCGTTGCTGTCTCGGGTTCAGGTAACGTGGCGCAATACGCGATTGAGAAGGCCCTGGCACTCGGTGCTAAGGTCATCACCGCTTCTGACTCCAGCGGCACCGTAATTGACGAGGCTGGTTTCACTGCCGAGAAACTGCAAATCCTGATGCAGGTCAAGAATGTCGAGTATGGCCGTATCAAGGATTATGCTGAGCGGGTTGGCGCACTTTACGTCCCTGGCGGCTCACCCTGGAGTGTCAAGGCTGAAGTGGCACTACCGTGCGCCACGCAGAATGAACTGACCAAGGCTGACGCAGCAACCCTGATCGCAAATGGCGTGTTGTGTGTAGCTGAAGGTGCCAACATGCCATGCACGGCCGAAGCGATGAAGCTGTTCGACGAGCACCATATTCTTTATGCGCCAGGCAAGGCAACCAATGCAGGTGGTGTGGCAACGTCCGGCCTGGAAATGACCCAGAATGCCATGCGTCTCTCATGGACACGTGAAGAAGTGGATGCACGTCTGTTCGACATCATGAAGGGCATCCATGATGCCTGTGTACAATACGGCACGCGTGAGGATGGCAGCGTCAATTATGTGGATGGTGCCAACATCGCCGGCTTCGTCAAGGTAGCGGAAGCCATGCTGGCGCAAGGCGTGGTCTAA
- a CDS encoding serine/threonine protein kinase, with protein MIMPPFSTLTPDLILDAMNSVGILGDGRLLALNSYENRVYQVGVEDQPPVIAKFYRPGRWSRAQILEEHAFSLQLAEEEIPVVAPLLISGSTLQHYQGFYFAVFPRRGGRIPELDQHGRLEWIGRFLGRIHAIGAQSPFQHRPALDIESFGEEPATWLMENNFIPADILPAYRSVVEQALAGVRVCFERAGDVAALRLHGDCHLSNMLWTDDGPHFVDFDDSRMGPAIQDLWMLLSGSHADMSLQLGELLEGYECFYDFNPAELHLVEALRTLRLIHYSGWLAKRWDDPAFPMTFTWFNTQQYWQDRILELREQVALMQEPPLSIAGGNR; from the coding sequence ATGATCATGCCCCCTTTTTCTACCTTGACACCGGACCTGATTCTCGACGCCATGAACAGTGTCGGCATCCTGGGTGATGGGCGGTTGTTGGCGTTGAACAGCTATGAGAATCGTGTTTACCAGGTGGGTGTTGAGGATCAACCGCCCGTGATTGCCAAGTTTTATCGTCCGGGTCGCTGGAGCCGGGCGCAGATACTGGAAGAGCATGCATTCTCACTGCAGCTTGCGGAAGAGGAGATACCAGTAGTGGCGCCACTGCTCATCTCCGGTAGTACGCTGCAGCATTATCAGGGATTTTATTTTGCAGTTTTCCCCAGGCGTGGCGGAAGGATCCCCGAGCTCGACCAGCATGGGCGGCTGGAATGGATAGGGCGTTTTCTCGGGCGTATTCATGCTATCGGTGCGCAGAGCCCATTCCAGCATCGTCCTGCCCTGGATATCGAAAGTTTTGGCGAGGAGCCTGCCACTTGGTTGATGGAGAACAATTTCATTCCCGCGGATATCCTACCTGCATATCGTAGCGTGGTGGAGCAGGCGCTGGCGGGCGTGAGGGTGTGTTTCGAACGGGCGGGGGATGTCGCAGCCTTGCGCTTGCATGGTGACTGCCACTTGAGCAATATGCTGTGGACGGATGACGGTCCGCATTTTGTTGATTTCGACGATAGCAGGATGGGGCCTGCCATACAGGATTTATGGATGCTGCTTTCCGGATCGCATGCCGACATGAGCCTGCAGCTTGGCGAGTTGCTGGAAGGATATGAGTGCTTCTATGATTTCAATCCAGCAGAGCTGCACTTGGTCGAGGCATTGCGCACCTTGCGCCTGATTCATTATTCCGGATGGTTGGCGAAGCGCTGGGATGATCCTGCTTTCCCAATGACGTTTACCTGGTTCAATACCCAGCAGTATTGGCAGGATCGTATCCTGGAGTTGCGGGAACAGGTGGCATTGATGCAGGAACCGCCGCTCTCGATTGCAGGAGGGAACCGATAG
- the ykgO gene encoding type B 50S ribosomal protein L36: protein MKILSSLKSAKTRHRDCKVVRRHGKIFVICKSNPRFKARQR from the coding sequence ATGAAAATCTTGTCGTCACTCAAATCTGCCAAAACGCGTCACCGCGACTGCAAGGTCGTGCGTCGCCATGGCAAAATATTTGTGATCTGTAAAAGCAATCCACGCTTCAAGGCGCGCCAGCGCTAA
- a CDS encoding CynX/NimT family MFS transporter, whose amino-acid sequence MNNTDGSMYHRPPTALIVIAIILVGINLRPAFSSVSPLLADIGLSLGLSASAAGMLTTLPVACLGVFAPFAAWLAKHYGTEKLVIPLLLVLAAGLALRGVWNTASLFLGTGLAGMSIGLLGILLPSVIKREFPRHPDLMTGVYTMALCLGTALAAGLSVPLHQVFGSLPLALAFWSLPVILAALLWWPLRHLVSRPAAIIADRQHPLPLLRDSLAWQVTLFMATQSALAYCVFGWLPTILQDRDVPAVQAGLFLSGSVMVQVISALLVPWLSSYLRDQKLANGIMFALIYIGFMGALYAPVAHMWWWMALLGLGQGGGFAMALTMIVLRTRNPDQAGQLSAMSQGVGYTLASLGPLLMGLLHEASGNWDQAGWLITAITLAGLYHGSRAGANRFVLESAKSN is encoded by the coding sequence ATGAATAATACGGACGGCAGTATGTACCATCGGCCGCCTACCGCGTTAATCGTGATTGCCATCATCCTGGTCGGCATCAACTTGCGACCAGCCTTTTCCAGTGTATCCCCGTTGTTGGCTGATATCGGCTTGAGTCTGGGCCTGAGTGCCAGTGCCGCCGGCATGCTGACGACCCTGCCCGTGGCGTGCCTCGGGGTATTTGCTCCTTTCGCTGCATGGCTGGCAAAGCACTACGGGACAGAAAAGCTGGTCATACCGCTGCTGCTGGTATTGGCAGCAGGACTCGCCTTGCGCGGCGTATGGAATACTGCCAGCCTATTTCTCGGCACAGGCCTTGCAGGCATGAGCATCGGCTTGCTGGGCATATTGCTGCCGAGCGTCATCAAGCGAGAGTTCCCACGCCATCCAGACCTCATGACCGGGGTCTATACCATGGCCTTGTGCCTGGGTACGGCCCTGGCGGCAGGATTATCGGTGCCTTTGCATCAAGTTTTTGGCAGCCTGCCATTAGCACTCGCTTTCTGGTCCCTGCCTGTCATACTGGCCGCCTTGTTGTGGTGGCCACTCCGTCATTTGGTAAGTAGGCCCGCCGCCATCATCGCAGATCGCCAACATCCTCTGCCTCTGTTGCGTGATTCCCTCGCCTGGCAAGTCACCTTATTCATGGCAACACAAAGCGCGCTGGCCTATTGCGTATTTGGCTGGCTCCCTACCATCTTGCAGGATCGCGACGTGCCTGCCGTGCAGGCTGGCTTGTTTCTTTCGGGTTCCGTGATGGTGCAGGTCATTTCCGCCCTGCTGGTTCCCTGGCTATCTTCGTATCTGCGGGACCAGAAGCTCGCCAATGGCATCATGTTCGCCTTGATTTACATCGGGTTCATGGGCGCACTCTATGCGCCTGTTGCTCATATGTGGTGGTGGATGGCATTGCTGGGATTGGGCCAAGGCGGAGGCTTTGCCATGGCACTGACCATGATCGTGCTACGTACCCGCAACCCGGACCAGGCTGGGCAGCTTTCCGCCATGTCTCAAGGGGTGGGCTATACGCTGGCATCGCTGGGCCCACTGCTGATGGGACTCCTTCATGAGGCGAGCGGCAATTGGGATCAAGCAGGCTGGCTCATCACTGCCATCACGCTCGCAGGCTTATACCATGGCAGCAGAGCGGGTGCGAATCGCTTTGTGCTGGAATCTGCCAAAAGCAACTGA
- the cyoE gene encoding heme o synthase, with product MKQYLLITKPGIIFGNLISVAGGFFLASRGDIDVALFLATAIGISLVIASGCVLNNYIDRDIDSKMERTRNRVLVRGLIPARNAAIYGYLLGIAGIALLYATTNMLTVWLSLFGFAIYVGAYSLYLKRNSVYGTLIGSLSGAAPPVIGYCAVSNEFDMGAVILLIIFSLWQMPHSYAIAIFRLKDYTAAAIPVLPVKKGILATKKHIVLYIVAFVIAAVMLTLSGYTGNHYLVVAGVISIYWLGLALAGYKTNNDQIWAKKLFMFSIITITALSVMMSIDFKEPHKDGVWVAARMPSIIEHQVKVD from the coding sequence ATGAAGCAATATCTACTCATCACCAAGCCGGGCATTATCTTCGGCAACCTGATTTCGGTTGCCGGAGGTTTTTTCCTGGCCTCTAGGGGCGACATTGATGTTGCCCTGTTCCTGGCAACCGCCATCGGCATTTCGCTGGTGATTGCCTCTGGCTGCGTCCTCAACAATTACATCGACCGCGACATTGACAGCAAGATGGAACGCACCCGTAACCGCGTACTGGTACGTGGCCTCATTCCCGCCAGGAACGCCGCGATCTACGGCTACCTGCTGGGGATTGCAGGAATCGCCCTGCTCTACGCCACCACGAATATGCTGACCGTCTGGCTGTCCCTGTTCGGGTTTGCGATCTATGTAGGGGCATACAGCCTCTACCTGAAGCGCAACTCGGTATATGGCACATTGATTGGCAGCCTGTCCGGTGCGGCACCGCCCGTGATCGGCTATTGCGCCGTCAGCAACGAGTTCGACATGGGGGCAGTGATCCTGCTCATTATCTTTAGCCTCTGGCAGATGCCCCACTCTTATGCTATTGCCATTTTCAGGCTCAAGGATTACACGGCAGCGGCCATTCCTGTCCTGCCGGTGAAGAAAGGCATTCTCGCTACCAAGAAGCACATCGTGCTTTATATCGTGGCGTTCGTCATCGCTGCCGTCATGCTGACCCTCAGCGGCTATACCGGCAACCATTACCTGGTAGTAGCCGGTGTCATTAGCATTTACTGGCTGGGATTGGCATTGGCAGGCTACAAGACAAATAACGACCAGATATGGGCAAAAAAACTGTTCATGTTTTCGATCATTACCATTACCGCCTTGAGCGTCATGATGTCGATCGATTTCAAGGAACCGCACAAGGATGGCGTCTGGGTCGCCGCACGCATGCCGTCGATCATCGAACATCAAGTCAAGGTGGATTGA
- a CDS encoding cytochrome o ubiquinol oxidase subunit IV yields MSHGHVERAGAGHASVKSYIIGFVLSVILTVIPFGLLMFPNDLSSSTILVTILVFAVVQIVVHLVYFLHMNTSSEQSWNVMAFIFTVIILAIVVVGSLWVMFHLNHNMMRHF; encoded by the coding sequence ATGTCACATGGGCACGTTGAGCGCGCTGGCGCAGGCCACGCTAGCGTCAAGTCTTACATCATCGGCTTTGTTCTTTCCGTGATCCTGACGGTCATTCCGTTCGGCTTGCTGATGTTCCCCAATGACCTGTCATCCTCGACCATCCTCGTCACCATCCTGGTGTTCGCGGTGGTACAGATTGTGGTGCATCTCGTGTACTTCCTGCATATGAACACCTCCTCCGAACAGAGCTGGAACGTCATGGCCTTTATATTTACCGTGATCATTCTCGCAATCGTCGTGGTGGGCTCACTGTGGGTCATGTTCCACCTGAACCACAACATGATGAGGCATTTCTAA
- a CDS encoding cytochrome o ubiquinol oxidase subunit III has protein sequence MSSQTLHTQHAHADEHAHHHDASGTKIFGFWIYLMTDLILFATLFATYAVLSTSFAGGPTGKDIFELDYVLIETFLLLFSSITYGFAMIAQHKGNKQAVLNWLAITFLFGLGFIVMEVNEFHHLIHQGFGPDRSAFLSAFFTLVGTHGLHVTCGLIWMAVLMAQIWTKGLTETNNTRLMCLSLFWHFLDIVWICVFTVVYLMGVL, from the coding sequence ATGTCTAGTCAAACTTTGCATACTCAACACGCGCATGCCGACGAGCATGCGCATCACCACGATGCCAGCGGCACGAAGATATTCGGGTTCTGGATTTACTTGATGACGGACCTGATATTGTTCGCGACCCTGTTCGCGACCTATGCAGTCCTGAGTACCAGCTTTGCCGGCGGTCCCACCGGTAAGGATATCTTCGAACTCGACTATGTGTTGATCGAGACTTTCCTGCTGTTGTTCAGCAGCATCACCTACGGCTTTGCCATGATTGCCCAGCATAAGGGTAACAAGCAGGCCGTGCTGAACTGGCTCGCCATCACCTTCCTGTTCGGCCTTGGCTTCATCGTGATGGAAGTCAACGAGTTCCATCACCTGATCCACCAAGGATTCGGCCCTGACCGCAGTGCCTTCCTTTCCGCATTCTTCACATTGGTCGGCACCCATGGCCTGCACGTGACTTGCGGCCTGATCTGGATGGCAGTGCTGATGGCCCAGATCTGGACCAAGGGTTTGACCGAAACCAACAATACCCGCCTGATGTGCCTAAGCTTGTTCTGGCACTTCCTGGATATTGTCTGGATCTGCGTATTTACTGTTGTTTATCTGATGGGGGTGCTGTAA
- the cyoB gene encoding cytochrome o ubiquinol oxidase subunit I, whose translation MFGKLTLEAVPYHEPIIMITLAVVGVLGLGIVAALTHFKKWKWLWSEWLTSVDHKKIGVMYIAVALIMLLRGFADAIMMRGQLAVASGGAEGFLPPHHYDQIFTAHGVIMIFFMAMPFMVGLMNIVVPLQIGARDVAYPFLNSLSFWLFVVGVALINISLGVGEFAQTGWLAYPPLSGIEYSPGVGVDYWIWSLQISGLGTLLTGVNFFVTIMKMRAPGMTLMKMPVFTWTALCTNILILAAFPVLTATIALLTLDRYLGTHFFTNDMGGNQMMYVNLIWIWGHPEVYILILPAFGIFSEVVATFTKKKLFGYTSLVWATAAITILSFIVWLHHFFTMGAGANVNAFFGIATMIISIPTGVKIFNWLFTMYRGRIEFSTPIIWTIGFLITFTIGGMTGVLLAVPGADFVLHNSLFLIAHFHNVIIGGVVFGYLAGFTYWFPKAFGFKLNEKLGRIAAYLWISGFFLAFIPLYMAGFMGMTRRLNNYDNPAWTPMMYVALVGAFIIGAAIVVQLVQIYVSIRDRKQNLDLTGDPWGARTLEWSTSSPPPFYNFAHVPVVKDLDEWWEMKQDGRATKAPAKYEKIHMPKNASEGVIISAFSLVFGFAFIWHIWWLVILSTIAMLVTVIARSYNEDIDYYVPVEEVTAIENKHLQIKQASQA comes from the coding sequence ATGTTTGGCAAATTAACCCTGGAAGCGGTTCCCTACCACGAACCGATCATCATGATCACGCTGGCAGTTGTCGGCGTGTTGGGCTTGGGCATCGTTGCTGCTCTCACCCATTTTAAAAAATGGAAATGGCTCTGGTCCGAGTGGCTGACTTCAGTAGACCACAAGAAGATCGGTGTCATGTACATCGCCGTTGCCCTCATCATGCTGCTGCGTGGCTTCGCCGACGCCATCATGATGCGCGGCCAGCTCGCGGTCGCTTCTGGTGGGGCCGAAGGCTTCCTCCCGCCACATCACTACGACCAGATTTTCACTGCTCACGGCGTCATCATGATTTTCTTCATGGCGATGCCTTTCATGGTCGGCCTCATGAACATTGTCGTGCCATTGCAGATTGGTGCGCGCGATGTTGCCTACCCGTTCCTGAATTCCCTGAGTTTCTGGCTGTTCGTCGTCGGTGTTGCGCTGATCAACATCTCGCTCGGCGTCGGTGAGTTTGCGCAGACCGGCTGGCTGGCATACCCTCCGCTTTCCGGCATCGAATACAGCCCGGGCGTAGGCGTCGACTACTGGATCTGGAGCTTGCAGATTTCCGGGTTAGGCACCTTGCTTACCGGGGTCAACTTCTTCGTGACCATCATGAAGATGCGCGCACCCGGTATGACATTGATGAAAATGCCGGTATTCACTTGGACTGCCCTGTGTACCAACATCCTGATCCTGGCAGCTTTCCCGGTACTGACGGCGACCATCGCCCTTCTCACATTGGACCGTTATCTAGGCACCCATTTCTTCACCAATGACATGGGCGGTAACCAGATGATGTACGTCAACCTCATCTGGATCTGGGGCCACCCTGAAGTGTACATCCTGATCCTGCCTGCTTTCGGCATTTTCTCTGAAGTTGTCGCGACCTTCACGAAGAAAAAGCTGTTTGGATACACTTCGCTGGTGTGGGCAACCGCAGCCATCACCATCTTGTCGTTCATCGTCTGGCTACACCACTTCTTCACCATGGGTGCAGGCGCCAATGTCAACGCGTTTTTCGGCATTGCAACCATGATCATCTCGATACCAACCGGCGTGAAGATATTCAATTGGCTCTTTACAATGTACCGTGGCCGTATTGAGTTCTCCACCCCGATCATCTGGACCATCGGCTTCCTGATCACTTTCACCATTGGCGGCATGACCGGGGTATTGCTGGCAGTACCCGGAGCTGACTTCGTGCTCCATAACAGCCTGTTCCTGATCGCCCACTTCCACAACGTCATTATCGGCGGTGTAGTATTCGGCTATCTGGCAGGCTTTACCTACTGGTTCCCCAAGGCGTTTGGTTTCAAACTCAATGAAAAACTGGGCCGTATCGCCGCCTACCTTTGGATCAGCGGCTTCTTCCTGGCTTTCATCCCCCTGTATATGGCAGGGTTCATGGGAATGACACGTCGCCTCAATAACTATGACAACCCCGCATGGACACCAATGATGTATGTAGCGCTCGTAGGCGCATTCATCATCGGAGCAGCTATCGTGGTTCAGCTGGTTCAGATCTACGTCAGCATCCGTGACCGCAAGCAGAACCTGGACCTGACTGGCGATCCATGGGGAGCCCGCACACTGGAGTGGTCCACCTCGTCACCTCCTCCTTTCTACAACTTTGCTCATGTCCCTGTCGTCAAGGACCTGGATGAATGGTGGGAAATGAAGCAGGATGGCCGCGCCACCAAGGCCCCTGCCAAATACGAGAAGATCCATATGCCCAAGAATGCTTCTGAAGGCGTGATCATCAGCGCGTTCAGCCTGGTGTTCGGCTTTGCCTTCATCTGGCATATCTGGTGGCTGGTGATCCTCAGCACCATCGCGATGCTGGTGACTGTAATTGCGCGTAGTTACAACGAGGATATCGACTACTACGTGCCGGTCGAAGAAGTCACGGCTATTGAAAACAAGCATCTTCAAATCAAACAAGCGAGTCAGGCGTAA